The segment CGCCACCCTGAAATTCGACCCGGATGTTGCGGCCCATCGCCGCCGAGGGGATGTCCAGCTGCTCGATGGGCAGCCCGGGGCGGGAGAACGCGGTGGCCGGTGGTGCGCCGGTCAGCGACCCGAGGACCACCGTCGCCACGGCGGCCGACACGCCTCGGCGCAGCCACCGCCGCATCGTTGTCGAAGGCGTCATACCCGGCAAGGTAACAAAGCCGCGGGAGTGACCGTCCGTCCGACGCGGGCTGTGATCGCGTTGTTATGTAACGGTTTAACTCAGGCCGGGACCACGATGACGAGGTCGTTGCCGGTGCGCTCGACCTGCATGCCGGCTTTGCGGGCAACGGCCGCGACCTTGGCCGCGTCATCGGGGTCGGATCTGCCGGCGGCCAGCGCGCGGGCCAGTTTGCCCTTGTGCGCCTTGTTGAAATGGCTGACGACGGTCCGGTGCCCGTCCGGGTGTTCGGCCAGTACATTGACCCGGACCGCGCCGTCGATCCTGCCGAGTGCGGCGTAGGACCCGGAGCGCAGATCCACCACCAGGTCCTGGGTGGCGATCTCGGCCAGCACCGGTTCCAGCACCGGCTTCCAGCGGGCGCCCAGCGTGGGTCGGCCGGGCAATTTGGACGATGCGGACAATCGGTACGGGGGTATCGGATCGTCGGCGCGCAGCAGCCCGAAGAGTGCCGAGCCGATGGCCAGCCGGGCCCGCGCCCGTGTTGCGCTCGCGCCGCGCAGCGATCCGATGTCCAGGGCGTCGTAGAGCACTCCGGTGTAGCGATCGATCGCCGGCAGTGTCGCGGCGGCCATCAGCGCCGCGTTGCGCGCTATCTCGGCGTCCTGTTTCGCGGTCAGCCCGAGCGCGCGCCGGCACGCGGGGACGTCGGCGGCAAGGCCGACGATGTCGTCGACGAGTTCGGTGCGCAGGGCGGTCAGCCCGGTATAGCTGAGCCGGTCGAGGCGCAACGGCGGACCGTCGCCCCCGGACCGTTTCGTCTCCGACGGCGGCAGCAGCACGATCACGCAGAGAGATTATCCGAGGCCGGGGGACCGTCCGGACCGCGCCTTCAAGCAAGC is part of the Mycobacterium adipatum genome and harbors:
- the yaaA gene encoding peroxide stress protein YaaA; the protein is MIVLLPPSETKRSGGDGPPLRLDRLSYTGLTALRTELVDDIVGLAADVPACRRALGLTAKQDAEIARNAALMAAATLPAIDRYTGVLYDALDIGSLRGASATRARARLAIGSALFGLLRADDPIPPYRLSASSKLPGRPTLGARWKPVLEPVLAEIATQDLVVDLRSGSYAALGRIDGAVRVNVLAEHPDGHRTVVSHFNKAHKGKLARALAAGRSDPDDAAKVAAVARKAGMQVERTGNDLVIVVPA